Proteins encoded together in one Phyllostomus discolor isolate MPI-MPIP mPhyDis1 chromosome 6, mPhyDis1.pri.v3, whole genome shotgun sequence window:
- the LOXL3 gene encoding lysyl oxidase homolog 3 isoform X4: MGQGMGAIHLSEVRCSGQEPSLWKCPHKNITAEDCSHGQDAGVRCNMPYTGVETRIRLSGGRSRHEGRVEVQIGGPGPLRWGLICGDDWGTLEAMVVCRQLGLGYANHGLQETWYWDSGNTTEVVMSGVRCTGTELSLDQCAHHGTHIACKRTDTRFTAGVICSETASDLLLHSALVQETAYIEDRPLHMLYCAAEENCLARSARSANWPYGHRRLLRFSSQIHNLGRADFRPKAGRHSWVWHECHGHYHSMDIFTHYDILTPNGTKVAEGHKASFCLEDTECQEDVSKRYECANFGEQGITVGCWDLYRHDIDCQWIDITDVKPGNYILQVVINPNFEVAESDFTNNAMKCNCKYDGHRIWVHNCHIGDAFSEEANKRFERYPGQTSNQVI; this comes from the exons ATGGGGCAGG GCATGGGTGCCATCCATCTGAGTGAAGTTCGATGCTCTGGACAGGAACCCTCCCTCTGGAAGTGCCCCCACAAGAACATCACAGCTGAGGACTGCTCCCATGGCCAGGATGCTGGAGTTCGATGCAACATGCCCTACACTGGGGTAGAGACCAGG ATCCGACTCAGTGGGGGCCGCAGCCGACATGAAGGGCGAGTTGAGGTGCAAATAGGGGGACCCGGGCCCCTTCGCTGGGGCCTCATCTGTGGGGATGACTGGGGGACACTGGAGGCCATGGTGGTCTGTAGGCAACTTGGACTGGGCTATGCCAACCATGGCCTGCAG GAGACCTGGTATTGGGACTCAGGGAATACAACAGAGGTAGTAATGAGTGGAGTGCGCTGCACAGGGACCGAGCTGTCCCTGGACCAATGTGCTCATCATGGCACCCACATTGCCTGCAAGAGGACAGACACCCGTTTCACTGCCGGAGTCATCTGTTCTGAGA CCGCATCAGATCTGCTGCTGCACTCAGCACTGGTGCAGGAGACCGCCTACATCGAGGACCGGCCCCTGCACATGCTGTACTGTGCTGCGGAGGAGAACTGCCTGGCCCGCTCAGCCCGCTCAGCCAACTGGCCTTATGGCCACCGCCGTCTACTCCGATTCTCCTCCCAGATTCACAACCTAGGACGAGCTGACTTCAGGCCCAAGGCTGGGCGCCACTCTTGGGTGTGGCACGAGTGCCATGG GCATTACCACAGTATGGACATCTTCACTCACTATGATATCCTGACCCCCAACGGCACCAAGGTGGCTGAGGGCCACAAAGCTAGTTTCTGTCTAGAAGACACCGAGTGTCAGGAGG ATGTCTCCAAGAGATACGAGTGTGCCAACTTTGGAGAGCAGGGCATCACCGTAGGCTGCTGGGATCTGTACAGACATGATATTGACTGTCAGTGGATTGACATCACAGATGTGAAGCCAGGAAACTACATTCTGCAG GTGGTCATCAACCCCAATTTTGAAGTAGCAGAGAGTGACTTCACCAACAATGCGATGAAATGTAACTGCAAATATGATGGACATCGCATTTGGGTGCACAACTGCCACATTG GTGATGCCTTCAGTGAAGAGGCCAATAAGAGGTTCGAGCGCTACCCTGGACAGACCAGCAACCAGGTCATTTAA